Proteins from a genomic interval of Rosa chinensis cultivar Old Blush chromosome 2, RchiOBHm-V2, whole genome shotgun sequence:
- the LOC112187668 gene encoding callose synthase 7 isoform X2 gives MASSSGTKADARPQRSLSRGMTRMATRVVDFPTEGDDALDSGVVPSCLAAIAPIFRVANEIEKDNPRVAYLCRFHGFEKAHTMDPTSSGRGVRQFKTHLLHRLERDEVDTKHQLAKSDTKEIMLYYHQFYEKNIRDGEYTKKPEEMARICQIATVLYDVLRTVVPASQIDIQTQRIAEDVKSKREQYVNYNILPLYTVGVKPTIMELPEIKAALRALQNVSNLPMPRMQFKPTNPDDKSTMPTERIKPVNDILDWLSAIFGFQKGNVANQREHLILLLANIDVRHRSPENYNELNSATVQHLMEKFFKNYRSWYNYLHCKTNLRFPEGSHSKQQLELIYIALYLLIWGEASNVRFMPECLCYIFHNMANEVYGILNSNAHTVSGETYQTVVRDEESFLRDVITPIYQVLYKEAKRNKMGKASHSRWRNYDDLNEYFWSDKCFKLGWPMDAKADFFRHSDGIQPVNERTNQATGGRRKPKTNFVEVRTFLHLYRSFDRMWIFFILALQAMIIIAWSPSGSITSIFNADVFRSVLSIFMSYAFLNLLQATLDIILSWNAWKSLKVTQILRYLLKFAVAVVWAVVLPIGYSSSMQNPTGLLKFFSSWSRDWRNQSFYNYAVAIYMVPNLLAAMLFFLPPLRRHIERSNWRIVTLFMWWAQPKLYVGRGMHEDVFSLLKYTLFWIMLLISKLAFSYYVEILPLVAPTKLIMDMPISNYQWHEFFPNATHNIGVVIAIWTPIILVYFMDAQIWYAIFSTLFGGIHGAFSHLGEIRTLGMLRSRFESVPSAFSDRLMPSSENKDARKKKHLDEGLVRKNIANFSQVWNEFINSMRMEDLISNRDRDLLLVPYSSSDVSVVQWPPFLLASKIPIALDMAKDFTGKSDDDLFRKIRNDDYMYSAVIECYETLRDIIFGLLDDDADKMIVRQICYEVDSSIQQQRFLINFRMSGLPFLSERLEKFLKLLLAEDENVENSLRQIINVLQDIMEIITQDVMINGHEILEAAHYIEGQNVKKEQRFQKINIYLAQNPSWREKVVRLHLLLTVKESAINVPQNLDARRRITFFANSLFMNMPNAPKVRDMLSFSVLTPYYKEDVLYSDEELTKENEDGISILFYLQKIYPDEWTNFLDRINEQKSHYTEKDKSELIRQWVSYRGQTLSRTVRGMMYYRKALDLQCILETAGDGGVYGGDAAHILSDKEEKDILDRAQALADLKFTYVVSCQVYGEQKNSTEARDKSCYTNILKLMLTYPSLRVAYIDTREKTVNGKSQKVHFSVLVKGGDKWDEEIYRIKLPGPPTVIGEGKPENQNHAIVFTRGEALQTIDMNQDNYFEEAFKMRNVLEEFLKPRRGQRKPTILGLREHIFTGSVSSLAWFMSNQETSFVTIGQRILANPLRVRFHYGHPDIFDRIFHITRGGISKASKVINLSEDIFSGYNSVLRGGFITHHEYIQVGKGRDVGMNQISLFEAKVANGNGEQTLSRDVYRLGRRFDFYRMLSFYFTTVGFYFSSMVTVLTVYVFLYGRLYMVMSGLESEILDSPAIHQTKAFEQALATQSVFQLGLLLVLPMVMEIGLEKGFRTALGDFIIMQLQLASVFFTFQLGTKAHYYGRTILHGGSKYRATGRGFVVFHAKFADNYRLYSRSHFVKGLELLILLIVYGVYGTAYRSSNLYFFITFSMWFLVASWLFAPFIFNPSSFDWQKTVDDWTDWKRWMGNRGGIGISPDKSWESWWDEEQEHLKHTIIRGRIIEIILACRFFFYQYGIVYHLDIAHFSKSLLVYGLSWVVMITVLLVLKMVSMGRRRFGTDFQLMFRILKALLFLGFMSVMTVLFVVCGLTISDLFAAILAFLPTGWALLLIGQVCRPMVKGVGFWESIKELGRAYDYIMGVVVFMPVAILSWFPFVSEFQTRLLFNQAFSRGLQISMILAGRKDKTASNR, from the exons ATGGCGAGCTCCAGCGGGACCAAGGCCGATGCGCGGCCGCAGAGGTCGCTGTCGAGGGGAATGACGAGAATGGCTACTAGAGTTGTGGACTTTCCGACGGAGGGCGACGATGCGTTGGACAGTGGAGTTGTGCCGTCGTGCCTTGCGGCTATTGCTCCGATTTTCCGGGTTGCCAATGAGATTGAGAAGGACAACCCTAGGGTTGCTTATCTCT GCCGCTTCCATGGATTTGAAAAGGCGCATACCATGGATCCAACATCAAGTGGACGTGGAGTTCGTCAGTTTAAGACGCATCTTTTGCACAGACTCGAAAGG GACGAAGTAGATACAAAACATCAGCTTGCTAAATCTGATACAAAAGAAATCATGTTGTATTACCACCAATTCTACGAGAAAAATATCAGAGATGGAGAATATACCAAGAAACC GGAAGAGATGGCCAGGATTTGTCAGATTGCAACTGTACTGTATGATGTGCTCAGGACAGTGGTACCTGCTTCTCAAATAGACATACAG ACCCAGAGAATTGCTGAAGATGTCAAGAGCAAAAGGGAGCAATATGTAAACTATAACATTCTTCCATTATATACTGTCGGGGTTAAACCGACAATTATGGAACTTCCTGAG ATCAAAGCAGCGCTCCGTGCTCTACAGAATGTGAGTAATCTTCCAATGCCAAGAATGCAATTTAAACCCACGAATCCTGATGACAAGTCGACAATGCCTACAGAGAGGATTAAACCTGTGAATGATATACTCGATTGGCTTTCGGCTATTTTTGGGTTTCAG AAAGGAAATGTGGCAAATCAGAGGGAACATTTAATTTTGTTGCTTGCCAACATTGATGTAAGACATAGAAGTCCTGAGAACTACAATGAG TTGAATAGTGCAACTGTACAGCATTTGATGGAGAAATTCTTTAAGAATTATCGTTCATGGTATAACTATCTGCATTGTAAAACAAATCTTCG GTTCCCCGAAGGTTCTCACAGCAAACAACAATTGGAACTTATATACATTGCTCTCTATCTTCTCATATGGGGTGAAGCTTCAAATGTCCGATTCATGCCTGAATGCTTATGCTACATTTTCCATAAT ATGGCGAACGAGGTCTATGGAATTTTAAATAGCAATGCTCATACTGTTAGTGGAGAAACATACCAAACAGTTGTACGTGATGAAGAATCTTTTTTGAGGGATGTTATAACTCCTATCTACCAGGTTTTGTACAAG GAAgcaaagagaaacaaaatggGCAAGGCAAGTCATTCAAGATGGAGAAATTATGATGATTTGAATGAATACTTCTG GTCGGACAAATGTTTTAAGCTAGGGTGGCCAATGGATGCTAAAGCAGATTTCTTTAGGCATTCAGATGGGATACAACCAGTAAATGAG AGGACCAATCAAGCTACAGGTGGTAGGAGGAAGCCTAAAACAAATTTTGTAGAAGTCCGAACATTTTTACACCTCTACAGAAGTTTTGATCGAATGTGGATATTCTTCATATTGGCTTTACAG GCTATGATTATTATTGCATGGAGTCCTTCTGGATCTatcacttcaatatttaatgCAGACGTCTTCAGAAGTGTTTTAAGCATCTTCATGTCATATGCTTTCCTTAATTTATTACAAG CCACTTTGGACATAATTCTCAGTTGGAATGCATGGAAGAGCTTGAAAGTCACTCAAATATTACGATACCTCTTGAAATTTGCAGTAGCTGTTGTCTGGGCTGTGGTTCTGCCTATTGGTTATTCTAGTTCTATGCAAAATCCTACAGGGCTTCTGAAATTCTTCAGTAGTTGGAGTCGGGATTGGCGGAATCAGTCATTTtataattatgctgttgcaatcTATATGGTTCCTAATTTATTGGCTGCTATGCTATTTTTTCTTCCACCTTTACGAAGACACATAGAGCGTTCCAACTGGCGCATTGTCACTCTTTTTATGTGGTGGGCTCAG CCAAAACTGTATGTCGGAAGAGGAATGCATGAGGATGTCTTCTCACTGCTGaa ATATACATTGTTCTGGATCATGCTGCTAATCAGCAAGCTAGCGTTCAGCTATTATGTGGAG ATATTGCCGCTTGTTGCACCAACGAAGTTGATAATGGATATGCCTATCAGTAATTACCAATGGCATGAGTTCTTTCCGAATG CAACGCATAATATTGGTGTTGTCATTGCAATATGGACTCCAATTATCCTG GTATATTTTATGGATGCACAAATATGGTATGCAATATTTTCTACTCTGTTTGGTGGGATTCACGGAGCCTTCAGCCATTTGGGGGAG ATACGAACACTTGGGATGTTGCGGTCCAGATTTGAGTCTGTGCCTTCAGCTTTCAGTGATCGGCTTATGCCATCGTCAGAGAATAAGGATGCCAGAAAGAAGAAACACTTG GATGAAGGACTTGTTCGAAAGAACATTGCTAATTTCTCTCAGGTCTGGAATGAATTTATAAATTCTATGCGAATGGAAGACCTGATCAGCAATAG GGATAGGGATCTGCTGCTTGTTCCGTATTCTTCAAGTGATGTTTCTGTCGTCCAGTGGCCTCCTTTCTTGCTGGCTAGCAAG ATTCCAATAGCATTAGACATGGCAAAGGATTTTACAGGAAAGTCGGATGATGATTTATTCAGGAAGATTAGGAATGATGATTATATGTACTCGGCAGTGATTGAATGCTATGAAACACTCAGGGATATTATATTTGGCCTTCTTGATGATGACGCCGATAAGAT GATTGTAAGGCAGATATGTTATGAAGTAGACAGTAGTATACAGCAGCAGAGGTTTTTGATTAATTTCCGTATGAGTGGGCTGCCATTTCTTAGTGAGAGGTTGGAGAAGTTTCTCAAACTCTTG CTAGCCGAAGATGAGAATGTCGAAAATTCCTTGCGTCAGATAATCAATGTCCTTCAAGATATCATGGAGATTATAACACAGGATGTAATGATCAATGGCCATGA AATCCTCGAAGCAGCTCACTACATAGAGGGTCAAAATGTCAAGAAGGAGCAAAGGTTtcaaaaaatcaacatatatctTGCCCAAAATCCATCTTGGAGAGAGAAG GTCGTTAGGCTTCATTTGCTTTTGACCGTCAAGGAATCTGCCATCAATGTGCCCCAAAACTTGGATGCTCGCAGGCGCATTACTTTCTTTGCGAACTCCTTATTCATGAACATGCCAAATGCTCCCAAAGTTCGTGACATGCTCTCCTTTAG TGTTCTGACTCCTTATTACAAAGAAGATGTTCTTTATTCTGATGAGGAACTTACCAAGGAAAATGAGGATGGAATCTCAATTTTGTTCTACCTGCAGAAGATATATCCTG ATGAATGGACAAATTTCCTGGACCGCATAAATGAACAAAAAAGTCATTACACTGAAAAGGACAAGTCGGAGTTAATTCGTCAGTGGGTATCTTACAGGGGACAGACACTTTCTAGAACAG tgAGAGGGATGATGTACTATAGGAAGGCTCTAGACCTTCAATGTATCCTGGAAACAGCAGGAGATGGTG GTGTTTATGGAGGCGACGCAGCCCATATTTTAAGTGATAAAGAAGAGAAGGATATTCTTGATCGGGCACAAGCTCTGGCAGATTTGAAGTTCACTTATGTAGTTTCTTGTCAGGTCTATGGTGAACAGAAGAATTCCACTGAAGCCCGAGACAAAAGTTGTTACACTAATATTCTCAAGCTGATGTTAAC GTATCCATCTCTACGTGTTGCTTACATAGATACAAGAGAGAAGACAGTGAATGGAAAATCCCAAAAGGTTCATTTCTCTGTTCTGGTCAAGGGAGGTGACAAATGGGATGAG GAAATATACCGCATCAAGCTTCCAGGTCCTCCAACAGtaattggtgaaggaaaacccgaaaatcaaaaccatgCCATCGTATTTACTCGTGGAGAAGCCCTGCAAACCATTGACATGAATCAG GATAATTATTTTGAGGAAGCTTTCAAAATGAGAAATGTATTGGAGGAATTTCTAAAGCCTCGACGGGGGCAGCGGAAACCTACAATATTGGGTCTAAGGGAACATATATTTACCGGAAG TGTTTCATCACTCGCTTGGTTCATGTCCAATCAAGAGACAAGTTTTGTGACTATAGGCCAACGAATTTTGGCAAATCCGCTGAG GGTACGGTTTCATTATGGCCATCCTGATATTTTTGACAGAATCTTTCACATAACAAGAGGCGGCATAAGCAAAGCATCAAAAGTAATTAACTTAAGCGAGGATATATTTTCAG GATATAATTCTGTTCTGCGTGGGGGATTTATAACACATCATGAGTATATCCAAGTAGGCAAGGGGCGTGATGTTGGAATGAATCAAATATCGCTTTTCGAGGCTAAAGTTGCAAATGGAAATGGAGAGCAGACACTTAGCCGTGATGTTTATAGGCTTGGGCGTCGGTTTGATTTCTATAGAATGCTGTCTTTTTACTTCACAACAGTTGGGTTCTATTTTAGTAGTATG GTAACTGTGCTGACTGTCTATGTGTTTTTATATGGACGTCTATATATGGTTATGAGTGGATTGGAAAGTGAGATCCTGGATAGCCCAGCCATACATCAGACCAAGGCTTTTGAACAAGCTCTGGCTACACAGTCTGTCTTTCAACTGGGCTTGTTGCTGGTCCTTCCCATGGTTATGGAAATTGGTCTGGAGAAAGGATTTCGCACTGCCTTGGGTGATTTCATCATCATGCAGCTGCAGCTGGCCTCTGTTTTCTTCACTTTCCAACTAGGAACAAAAGCACATTACTACGGAAGGACAATCTTACATGGAGGATCTAAATATCGAGCAACTGGCCgtggttttgttgtttttcatgcAAAGTTTGCCGATAACTACAGGCTGTACTCACGAAGTCACTTTGTGAAAGGGTTGGAGCTGTTGATTCTGCTGATTGTGTATGGAGTCTATGGGACTGCATATAGGAGTTCAAATCTGTATTTTTTCATCACGTTCTCCATGTGGTTTCTGGTTGCTTCCTGGTTGTTTGCTCCTTTTATCTTTAATCCGTCCAGCTTTGACTGGCAAAAAACTGTAGATGATTGGACTGATTGGAAGAGGTGGATGGGAAATCGTGGTGGTATTGGGATCTCACCTGACAAAAGTTGGGAATCATGGTGGGATGAAGAACAGGAACACCTCAAGCACACTATTATCCGTGGAAGAATTATTGAGATAATTCTTGCATGTCGCTTCTTTTTTTACCAATATGGGATTGTTTACCACCTCGATATAGCTCATTTCAGCAAGAGTTTACTG GTTTATGGACTTTCTTGGGTGGTTATGATAACGGTGCTCCTTGTCTTAAAG ATGGTGTCAATGGGTAGACGAAGATTTGGCACTGACTTTCAGCTCATGTTCAGAATTCTGAAGGCGCTTCTTTTTCTTGGCTTCATGTCAGTCATGACTGTCCTATTTGTAGTTTGTGGCCTTACTATTTCTGATCTATTTGCTGCTATTCTTGCCTTCTTGCCCACAGGGTGGGCACTACTTCTG ATCGGGCAAGTATGCAGGCCAATGGTTAAGGGAGTAGGATTCTGGGAATCAATTAAGGAGCTGGGAAGAGCCTATGATTACATAATGGGAGTGGTAGTCTTCATGCCGGTTGCCATTTTGTCATGGTTCCCATTTGTCTCAGAGTTCCAAACACGGTTGCTCTTCAACCAAGCATTCAGTCGAGGCCTACAAATTTCGATGATTCTCGCCGGGAGGAAAGATAAGACAGCTTCTAATAGATAG